Proteins encoded within one genomic window of Flavobacterium gilvum:
- the ileS gene encoding isoleucine--tRNA ligase: MSTKFTEYKGLDLPTVASEVLNFWKEKNIFEKSVTTREGNEPYVFFEGPPSANGLPGIHHVMARAIKDIFCRYKTQKGFQVKRKAGWDTHGLPVELGTEKELGITKEDIGKKITVEEYNEACKKTVMRYTDVWNDLTEKMGYWVDMEDPYVTYKSKYMETVWWLLKQIYNKDLMYKGYTIQPYSPKAGTGLSSHEVNQPGSYRDVTDTTIVAQFKVLEDQKESVFNTFYNYISSNNLKHYKLERLDLDEIHFLAWTTTPWTLPSNTALTVGPRIEYVLVKTFNQYTFRPSNVILAKNLVGKQFGKGFFESNDPSDFENFKEGDKKIPFHILAECKGSDLVGIRYEQLLPFALPYQNPENAFRVISGDFVTTEDGTGIVHTAPTFGADDAKVAKEATPEVPPMLVLDENGTPVPLVDLQGKFTSHMGEFGGKYVKNEYYNDGEAPERSVDVELAIRLKEENKAFKVEKYVHSYPHCWRTDKPILYYPLDSWFIKITEVRDRMFDLNESINWKPKATGEGRFGNWLKNANDWNLSRSRYWGIPLPIWRSEDKQEEILIGSVEELYNEIEKSVAAGFQTNNPFKGFEIGNMAESNYDLVDLHKNVVDGITLVSQSGKPMKRESDLIDVWFDSGAMPYAQWHYPFENKELIDNNQSFPADFIAEGVDQTRGWFYTLHAIGTLVFDNIAYKNVVSNGLVLDKNGQKMSKRLGNAVDPFETLKEYGPDATRWYMIANANPWDNLKFDIEGVAEVRRKFLGTLYNTYSFFSLYANIDGFKFVEAEVPLDERPEIDRWILSELHTLIKLVDEAYADYEPTKAARAISEFVQENLSNWYVRLCRRRFWKGDYAQDKIAAYQTLYTCLLTISKLSAPIAPFFMDALYRDLTRATQTENFESVHLAQFPISVEKYVNKMLESKMQKAQTISSLVLSLRKKEMIKVRQPLQKVMIPVLDANQKLEIEAVSDLIKAEVNVKEIVLLDDASGILIKQIKPNFKSLGPRFGKDMGLISKEIQGLSAEQISQFDKEGSLTVVIAGKSVILSLEDVEISSQDIEGWLVANSNGITVALDITITPELKQEGIARELVNRIQNIRKDTGFEVTDKVKVHLQNNDTLKLAVKANESYIKSETLTEVLVFEENIENGTDIDFDGITTKITITKN, from the coding sequence ATGAGTACAAAATTTACTGAATACAAAGGACTTGACTTGCCAACAGTGGCGTCAGAAGTGCTGAATTTTTGGAAAGAAAAAAACATTTTTGAGAAAAGTGTAACCACTCGCGAAGGAAATGAGCCTTACGTGTTTTTTGAAGGGCCGCCTTCGGCCAATGGATTGCCTGGAATTCACCACGTAATGGCACGTGCGATTAAGGATATTTTTTGCAGATATAAAACCCAAAAAGGATTCCAAGTAAAGCGTAAAGCCGGTTGGGATACCCACGGATTGCCTGTGGAATTGGGTACCGAAAAAGAATTGGGGATTACCAAAGAAGATATTGGGAAAAAAATAACCGTAGAAGAGTATAACGAAGCCTGTAAAAAAACAGTAATGCGTTATACCGATGTATGGAATGACTTGACCGAAAAAATGGGATATTGGGTAGATATGGAAGATCCGTATGTGACCTACAAATCCAAATATATGGAAACGGTTTGGTGGTTGTTGAAACAAATCTACAACAAAGATTTGATGTACAAAGGCTACACCATTCAGCCGTATTCTCCAAAAGCGGGAACAGGTTTGTCTTCACACGAAGTCAACCAACCGGGAAGTTATAGAGACGTTACCGATACTACGATTGTGGCGCAATTCAAAGTACTTGAAGATCAAAAAGAATCGGTTTTTAATACTTTTTACAATTATATAAGTTCCAATAATTTAAAACATTATAAGCTTGAAAGATTGGATTTGGACGAAATCCATTTCCTCGCCTGGACGACTACTCCTTGGACATTGCCAAGTAATACTGCCTTGACAGTTGGACCAAGAATCGAATACGTTTTGGTAAAAACATTCAATCAATATACTTTCCGTCCTTCCAATGTGATTTTGGCTAAAAACTTAGTTGGAAAACAATTCGGAAAAGGATTTTTTGAAAGCAACGATCCATCCGATTTTGAGAATTTCAAAGAAGGAGACAAAAAAATACCATTCCACATTCTTGCGGAATGCAAAGGTTCTGATTTGGTAGGAATCCGTTATGAGCAATTATTGCCTTTTGCATTGCCTTATCAAAATCCGGAAAATGCGTTTAGAGTAATTTCTGGAGATTTTGTTACTACCGAAGACGGTACAGGAATCGTGCATACAGCGCCCACTTTTGGTGCCGATGATGCCAAAGTAGCCAAAGAAGCTACGCCTGAAGTTCCGCCAATGTTAGTTTTGGACGAAAATGGAACCCCAGTTCCTTTGGTGGATTTGCAAGGAAAATTCACTTCTCACATGGGTGAATTTGGGGGTAAATACGTTAAAAATGAATACTATAACGATGGTGAAGCACCGGAACGTTCTGTAGATGTCGAGCTTGCCATTCGTTTAAAAGAAGAAAATAAAGCCTTTAAGGTTGAAAAATACGTGCACAGTTATCCACATTGCTGGAGAACAGACAAACCGATTTTGTACTATCCGCTGGATTCTTGGTTTATAAAAATAACGGAGGTTAGAGACCGTATGTTTGATTTGAACGAAAGTATCAACTGGAAACCAAAAGCAACCGGAGAAGGACGTTTTGGGAATTGGTTGAAAAATGCCAACGACTGGAACTTATCCCGTTCAAGATATTGGGGAATTCCGTTGCCAATTTGGAGATCCGAAGACAAACAGGAAGAAATCCTGATTGGTTCTGTAGAAGAATTGTACAACGAAATTGAAAAATCTGTTGCTGCCGGTTTTCAAACAAATAATCCTTTCAAAGGTTTTGAAATTGGAAATATGGCTGAATCCAATTATGATTTAGTCGATTTACATAAAAATGTAGTGGATGGAATTACGTTGGTTTCGCAATCAGGAAAACCTATGAAACGTGAAAGCGATTTGATAGACGTTTGGTTTGATTCGGGTGCGATGCCTTATGCACAATGGCATTATCCATTTGAAAACAAAGAATTAATAGATAATAATCAATCGTTTCCGGCTGATTTTATTGCTGAAGGTGTGGATCAAACCCGCGGATGGTTTTACACTTTGCATGCAATCGGAACTTTGGTTTTTGATAATATTGCGTATAAAAATGTAGTTTCTAACGGATTAGTATTGGACAAAAACGGACAAAAAATGTCCAAACGTCTTGGGAATGCTGTAGATCCGTTTGAGACTTTAAAAGAATATGGCCCAGATGCTACGCGTTGGTATATGATTGCCAATGCGAATCCTTGGGATAACCTGAAGTTTGATATTGAAGGAGTGGCTGAGGTAAGGCGAAAGTTCTTAGGAACACTTTATAATACGTATTCGTTCTTTAGTTTGTATGCCAATATTGATGGATTTAAGTTTGTTGAAGCTGAGGTTCCTTTGGATGAAAGACCAGAAATAGACCGTTGGATTTTATCAGAATTGCATACATTAATCAAATTGGTAGATGAAGCTTATGCTGATTATGAGCCTACGAAAGCAGCTCGTGCAATATCCGAATTTGTTCAGGAAAACCTAAGTAACTGGTACGTGCGTTTATGTCGTCGTCGTTTTTGGAAAGGCGATTATGCACAGGATAAAATCGCAGCTTATCAAACACTTTATACCTGTTTGCTTACTATCAGTAAATTGAGTGCGCCTATCGCTCCGTTCTTTATGGACGCGCTATACAGAGACTTGACAAGGGCTACACAAACTGAAAATTTTGAGTCTGTACATTTGGCTCAATTCCCAATTTCAGTTGAAAAGTATGTTAATAAAATGTTAGAGAGTAAAATGCAGAAAGCGCAGACTATCTCTTCTCTCGTTTTATCACTTAGAAAAAAGGAGATGATTAAGGTGCGTCAACCGCTGCAAAAGGTAATGATTCCGGTACTTGACGCGAATCAGAAGCTCGAAATCGAGGCTGTTTCTGATCTAATAAAAGCCGAAGTAAATGTGAAAGAAATCGTACTTTTGGATGATGCTTCCGGTATTTTGATTAAGCAAATTAAGCCAAATTTTAAGTCTTTAGGCCCGCGTTTTGGAAAAGATATGGGATTGATTTCCAAGGAAATACAAGGTTTGTCTGCAGAACAAATCTCACAATTTGACAAAGAAGGCTCCTTAACTGTTGTAATTGCTGGAAAAAGTGTAATTTTATCTTTAGAAGATGTAGAAATATCATCACAAGATATTGAGGGATGGTTGGTTGCAAATTCAAACGGAATAACAGTGGCCCTGGATATTACAATTACTCCCGAGCTGAAACAAGAAGGAATCGCTAGGGAATTGGTAAATAGAATTCAGAATATCCGTAAAGATACCGGTTTTGAGGTTACGGATAAAGTTAAAGTTCATTTGCAAAATAATGATACTTTGAAGCTGGCAGTTAAAGCCAATGAAAGCTATATAAAATCAGAAACATTGACAGAAGTACTTGTTTTTGAGGAAAATATAGAAAATGGCACGGATATTGATTTTGATGGAATAACGACAAAAATAACAATTACAAAAAATTAG